A portion of the Hoplias malabaricus isolate fHopMal1 chromosome 1, fHopMal1.hap1, whole genome shotgun sequence genome contains these proteins:
- the noxred1 gene encoding NADP-dependent oxidoreductase domain-containing protein 1 isoform X3, translating to MDKPQIPGLNIGILGGGHIGKQLAKVLLALHLFKPSNICISTKRPQTLQEFSKKGVECYFDNCRLAAWADVLFLCVLPSYLPQVCAELHSHLPAHCLVYSFTAAVPLHRLALLLGHNFVLRPHYDFVVCDSAEIWLHHSEVSTALKDNDVLTASCPLSMSGGLFLDQRWVPAVLYSLLNMCTSQHLGSNPAIRLLNELFQTNSSAVSFTYESFVNSSCATALIGSGDYCYYFLICRPFPWINLIDAQTKETPLSSFLLGSKSLQDCISRLYNKTFSAPLHGKSEIKQ from the exons atgGATAAACCCCAAATTCCTGGCCTGAATATTGGCATTCTTGGAGGTGGACACATTGGAAAACAGTTGGCAAAAGTTTTACTAGCCTTGCATCTGTTCAAACCATCTAACATCTGTATCTCAACTAAAAGGCCTCAGACACTGC AGGAATTCTCAAAGAAGGGGGTGGAGTGCTACTTTGACAACTGCAGACTGGCTGCTTGGGCAGATGTgcttttcctctgtgtgctcccaTCATATCTGCCTCAAGTGTGTGCAGAGCTTCACTCTCACCTGCCTGCACACTGTCTTGTATACAGTTTCACCGCTGCAGTGCCATTACACAG ACTTGCACTTCTCCTTGGCCACAATTTTGTCCTTAGACCCCATTATGATTTTGTAGTCTGTGATTCTGCTGAGATTTGGCTTCACCATAGTGAAGTATCGACAGCGTTAAAGGACAATGATGTGCTGACTGCCTCATGTCCTCTTTCAATGAGTG GTGGTCTCTTTTTAGATCAAAGATGGGTACCTGCTGTGCTGTACAGTCTCCTCAACATGTGCACTTCACAGCATTTGGGATCCAACCCAGCCATCCGACTTCTGAATGAGCTGTTTCAGACTAATTCCTCAGCTGTTTCTTTTACCTATGAAAGCTTTGTCAACTCATCCTGTGCGACTGCACTCATTGGCTCTGGGGA ttattgttattatttcttGATCTGCAGGCCCTTTCCCTGGATCAACTTGATTGATGCACAGACAAAGGAGACTCCATTGTCTTCCTTTCTATTGGGATCTAAATCCTTACAAGACTGCATTTCTAGAttgtataataaaacattttctgcCCCGTTACATGGGAAGAGCGAAATTAAACAGTGA
- the zgc:163014 gene encoding rab9 effector protein with kelch motifs gives MGKVHFYALWSLQEAPRQFISNVNRRSYQVQMPLPLPKQLMIFSLGEWTKFSCDTTILIEVSVSPDVKPQKIGILSPNSRCLVWEGDWTLDILAHSAEKSRRGLYAKVVLTVCGEVGASFVSSTPLVSRKRRSSSQSSRLCQMLVGSGSNNITSQRSLPEDNVSYADLRTSKMEMQNTSLGVWSVDKTQRQTVIGNREYNWSSDGPQSPETLSQAPSPKKLRLSIMSASQHERQVVKRRRSFRTERPSKRWSHTMCLSDPDTAVLIGGETADQVHCTDSVWKLEIDGDFWLLMDSTAAGPSPPCAQGHSAAFDPESKVVYVYGGLREGQRYNDIYMLDTLTWKWKLILAKGDVPSLAYHSATIYKGELYVFGGLQPSRGPGGKACSNALYIFNPKHELWYQPIVEGDRPLPRFGHSTTLLPDKLVIFGGQNTAAYLNDLHILDLGFMEYAAVKYENMPPLARGFHAALPVSDNRVLISGGCSTLGALKDLHLFNTDTNSWTSLVCPVLCSKPRAGHSLICLSGTAVSDARKQEDYNICPSTHNTVLVFGGSDGAGIFYDDAIKCNIEIPAEKQGLDTRCLKY, from the exons ATGGGGAAAGTTCACTTTTACGCTCTGTGGTCGTTACAAGAAGCCCCTCGTCAGTTTATCAG CAACGTGAATCGCAGGAGTTACCAGGTTCagatgccgttgccattgcccAAGCAGCTGATGATTTTCAGCCTTGGAGAATGGACTAAGTTTTCCTGTGACACAACAATTCTAATTGAAGTTTCCGTGAGCCCTGACGTGAAGCCCCAGAAAATTGGCATTCTCTCCCCAAATTCAAG GTGTCTGGTTTGGGAAGGAGACTGGACTCTCGACATTTTAGCCCACTCAGCAGAGAAAAGCAGGAGAGGTCTATACGCTAAAGTGGTCCTCACTGTTTGTGGAGAG GTTGGAGCCAGCTTTGTTAGTAGTACACCACTGGTTTCAAGAAAACGACGATCTTCCAGCCAGTCCTCCAGACTCTGCCAGATGCTTGTGGGCAGTGGTAGCAATAAT ATCACATCTCAGAGGTCATTGCCAGAGGACAATGTCAGTTATGCTGATCTCAGAACAAGTAAGATGGAAATGCAAAACACAAGCCTTGGAGTGTGGTCTGTG GATAAAACCCAGAGGCAGACGGTGATCGGAAACCGAGAATATAATTGGAGCAGTGATGGTCCACAATCACCCGAGACGTTAAGTCAAGCTCCAAGCCCAAAGAAGCTCAGACTGAGCATTATGTCTGCATCACAACATGAGAGGCAAGTTGTCAAAAGGAGAAGGAGCTTTAGAACAG AGCGTCCATCAAAGCGTTGGAGCCACACCATGTGTTTAAGTGACCCAGACACAGCTGTTCTGATTGGTGGAGAGACTGCGGACCAGGTTCACTGTACAGACTCTGTCTGGAAGCTGGAGATTG ATGGTGACTTTTGGCTCCTCATGGATTCCACTGCAGCAGGCCCCTCCCCACCCTGTGCTCAAGGCCACTCTGCAGCCTTTGACCCTGAGAGTAAAGTTGTTTATGTGTATGGTGGGTTGAGAGAAGGTCAGAGATATAATGACATATACATGCTGGACACCTTAACCTGGAAGTGGAAACTCATCCTT GCTAAAGGAGATGTCCCATCATTGGCATACCATAGTGCCACCATCTATAAGGGTGAGCTATATGTGTTTGGGGGGTTGCAGCCCAGTCGTGGCCCTGGAGGCAAAGCATGCAGTAATGCTTTGTACATTTTCAACCCTAAACATGAATTGTGGTACCAACCAATTGTGGAGGGTGACCGTCCTCTTCCCAGGTTTGG GCACTCCACCACACTGCTGCCTGACAAGCTTGTCATATTTGGAGGCCAAAACACTGCTGCCTACCTCAATGATCTCCACATTTTAGACCTTG gcttCATGGAATATGCTGCAGTGAAGTATGAAAACATGCCACCACTAGCCAGAGG GTTTCATGCTGCTCTGCCCGTGTCTGACAACAGGGTGCTGATCAGCGGAGGCTGCAGTACTTTAGGAGCTTTAAAGGATCTACATCTTTTCAATACAG atactAATTCCTGGACATCACTGGTGTGTCCAGTGCTCTGCTCAAAACCACGTGCTGGCCACAGTCTTATCTGCCTGAGtggcactgctgtttctgatgcAAGAAAGCAGGAAGACTACAATATCTgcccctccacacacaatacTGTATTAGTGTTTGGGGGTTCAGATGGTGCAGGAATTTTCTATGACGATGCCATCAAATGCAACATTGAAATCCCTGCTGAAAAGCAGGGACTAGACACAAGGTGTCTAAAATACTAA
- the noxred1 gene encoding NADP-dependent oxidoreductase domain-containing protein 1 isoform X1 encodes MDLTTNLSSLGFEHGLSEHEKELTFLRSRSAALTLSGCGHAAFLCRVSSLVREKLKQFMDKPQIPGLNIGILGGGHIGKQLAKVLLALHLFKPSNICISTKRPQTLQEFSKKGVECYFDNCRLAAWADVLFLCVLPSYLPQVCAELHSHLPAHCLVYSFTAAVPLHRLALLLGHNFVLRPHYDFVVCDSAEIWLHHSEVSTALKDNDVLTASCPLSMSGGLFLDQRWVPAVLYSLLNMCTSQHLGSNPAIRLLNELFQTNSSAVSFTYESFVNSSCATALIGSGDYCYYFLICRPFPWINLIDAQTKETPLSSFLLGSKSLQDCISRLYNKTFSAPLHGKSEIKQ; translated from the exons ATGGACTTGACGACTAATTTAAGCTCTCTGGGATTTGAGCATGGACTCAGTGAACATGAAAAAGAGTTGACGTTTCTCCGCAGTCGGTCCGCGGCTTTAACTCTTAGTGGTTGTGGACACGCAGCGTTTCTCTGTAGAGTCTCCTCTTTAGTCAG GgagaaattaaaacaatttatgGATAAACCCCAAATTCCTGGCCTGAATATTGGCATTCTTGGAGGTGGACACATTGGAAAACAGTTGGCAAAAGTTTTACTAGCCTTGCATCTGTTCAAACCATCTAACATCTGTATCTCAACTAAAAGGCCTCAGACACTGC AGGAATTCTCAAAGAAGGGGGTGGAGTGCTACTTTGACAACTGCAGACTGGCTGCTTGGGCAGATGTgcttttcctctgtgtgctcccaTCATATCTGCCTCAAGTGTGTGCAGAGCTTCACTCTCACCTGCCTGCACACTGTCTTGTATACAGTTTCACCGCTGCAGTGCCATTACACAG ACTTGCACTTCTCCTTGGCCACAATTTTGTCCTTAGACCCCATTATGATTTTGTAGTCTGTGATTCTGCTGAGATTTGGCTTCACCATAGTGAAGTATCGACAGCGTTAAAGGACAATGATGTGCTGACTGCCTCATGTCCTCTTTCAATGAGTG GTGGTCTCTTTTTAGATCAAAGATGGGTACCTGCTGTGCTGTACAGTCTCCTCAACATGTGCACTTCACAGCATTTGGGATCCAACCCAGCCATCCGACTTCTGAATGAGCTGTTTCAGACTAATTCCTCAGCTGTTTCTTTTACCTATGAAAGCTTTGTCAACTCATCCTGTGCGACTGCACTCATTGGCTCTGGGGA ttattgttattatttcttGATCTGCAGGCCCTTTCCCTGGATCAACTTGATTGATGCACAGACAAAGGAGACTCCATTGTCTTCCTTTCTATTGGGATCTAAATCCTTACAAGACTGCATTTCTAGAttgtataataaaacattttctgcCCCGTTACATGGGAAGAGCGAAATTAAACAGTGA
- the gstz1 gene encoding maleylacetoacetate isomerase isoform X3 encodes MKTVTLTDQFKALNPMKQVPAVTIDGITLSQSLAIIQYIDETRPGPRLLPADPKRRAQVRMISDLIASGIQPLQNLYVIQKIEAEKVQWAQHFINRGFEALEPILKQTAGKYCVGDEISMADICLVPQVYNAQRFKVDINQFPTIKQLNQALMELEAFKVSHPSCQPDTPDDLRT; translated from the exons ATGAAGACAGTTACA CTTACAGATCAGTTTAAAGCATTGAACCCAATGAAGCAAGTGCCTGCTGTTACCATTGATGGCATTACTTTGTCTCAGTCA CTGGCCATCATCCAGTACATTGATGAAACTCGACCAGGGCCACGACTCCTCCCTGCTGACCCCAAGCGGCGGGCTCAGGTGCGCATGATTAGTGACCTCATCGCCTCTGGGATCCAGCCACTACAG AATCTGTATGTAATACAGAAAATTGAGGCAGAGAAGGTACAGTGGGCTCAACATTTCATCAACCGAGGCTTTGAGG CCCTGGAGCCCATTCTGAAGCAAACAGCTGGAAAATACTGTGTTGGAGATGAG ATATCCATGGCAGACATTTGTCTTGTACCACAGGTCTACAATGCTCAAAG GTTCAAAGTGGATATTAACCAGTTTCCCACAATCAAGCAGCTGAACCAGGCATTAATGGAGCTTGAAGCTTTCAAAGTGAGCCATCCATCTTGCCAGCCAGACACTCCTGATGACTTGCGAACATAA
- the tmed8 gene encoding protein TMED8 isoform X1, with product MEKLEATSELQSRLSSLSVSSFSGIASENCDSNPLDRLQSTDLSQSVIYPDNQTKMDDNSNTKGLQQHGEDGNATSEPAAGVESHESNTNEKSSLPGESKDLPPLTPASTWTSMALKELKVKLRQEKDSMVTVYRGDIMTVHVPTIPEAKRVCWEFATDGYDIGFGVYFDWSPVTSRAITVHISESSDDEDEDDELEAGPVIPGDVEKGSKTVANSNLGEILPVYRQDSHLAVQGGSHDFPGEGTYLLKFDNSYSLWRNKTLYYRVYYSA from the exons ATGGAGAAACTAGAGGCCACGTCAGAACTCCAGTCCAGGCTGTCGTCCCTATCTGTTTCCTCTTTCTCTGGTATAGCTTCGGAAAACTGCGATTCAAACCCACTCGACAG GCTTCAAAGTACAGATCTTTCCCAATCAGTAATATATCCTGACAACCAAACCAAAATGGATGACAACAGCAATACCAAAGGATTACAGCAGCACGGAGAG GATGGAAATGCTACCTCGGAGCCAGCTGCAGGAGTTGAGTCACATGAGAGCAACACCAATGAGAAAAGCTCACTCCCTGGAGAAAGTAAAG ACTTACCCCCATTGACACCAGCCTCCACATGGACCTCTATGGCCCTTAAGGAGCTGAAAGTGAAGTTACGGCAAGAGAAGGACAGCATGGTGACTGTATACCGTGGTGATATTATGACGGTCCATGTACCAACAATACCAGAGGCCAAACGTGTTTGCTGGGAGTTTGCTACGGATGGCTATGACATTGGATTTGGAGTTTACTTTGATTGGTCTCCAGTCACCAGCCGAGCTATTACAGTGCACATCAGTGAATctagtgatgatgaggatgaagatgaCGAGCTAGAAG CAGGGCCTGTGATTCCTGGAGATGTGGAAAAAGGGTCTAAAACGGTGGCCAACTCTAATTTGGGAGAAATCCTACCTGTGTACCGTCAGGACAGCCACTTGGCTGTTCAAGGAGGCAGTCACGACTTCCCTGGAGAAGGCACATACCTCCTAAAGTTCGACAACTCTTACTCGTTATGGCGGAATAAAACTCTGTACTACAGAGTGTACTACAGTGCCTGA
- the tmed8 gene encoding protein TMED8 isoform X2 has product MEKLEATSELQSRLSSLSVSSFSGIASENCDSNPLDRLQSTDLSQSVIYPDNQTKMDDNSNTKGLQQHGEDGNATSEPAAGVESHESNTNEKSSLPGESKDLPPLTPASTWTSMALKELKVKLRQEKDSMVTVYRGDIMTVHVPTIPEAKRVCWEFATDGYDIGFGVYFDWSPVTSRAITVHISESSDDEDEDDELEGPVIPGDVEKGSKTVANSNLGEILPVYRQDSHLAVQGGSHDFPGEGTYLLKFDNSYSLWRNKTLYYRVYYSA; this is encoded by the exons ATGGAGAAACTAGAGGCCACGTCAGAACTCCAGTCCAGGCTGTCGTCCCTATCTGTTTCCTCTTTCTCTGGTATAGCTTCGGAAAACTGCGATTCAAACCCACTCGACAG GCTTCAAAGTACAGATCTTTCCCAATCAGTAATATATCCTGACAACCAAACCAAAATGGATGACAACAGCAATACCAAAGGATTACAGCAGCACGGAGAG GATGGAAATGCTACCTCGGAGCCAGCTGCAGGAGTTGAGTCACATGAGAGCAACACCAATGAGAAAAGCTCACTCCCTGGAGAAAGTAAAG ACTTACCCCCATTGACACCAGCCTCCACATGGACCTCTATGGCCCTTAAGGAGCTGAAAGTGAAGTTACGGCAAGAGAAGGACAGCATGGTGACTGTATACCGTGGTGATATTATGACGGTCCATGTACCAACAATACCAGAGGCCAAACGTGTTTGCTGGGAGTTTGCTACGGATGGCTATGACATTGGATTTGGAGTTTACTTTGATTGGTCTCCAGTCACCAGCCGAGCTATTACAGTGCACATCAGTGAATctagtgatgatgaggatgaagatgaCGAGCTAGAAG GGCCTGTGATTCCTGGAGATGTGGAAAAAGGGTCTAAAACGGTGGCCAACTCTAATTTGGGAGAAATCCTACCTGTGTACCGTCAGGACAGCCACTTGGCTGTTCAAGGAGGCAGTCACGACTTCCCTGGAGAAGGCACATACCTCCTAAAGTTCGACAACTCTTACTCGTTATGGCGGAATAAAACTCTGTACTACAGAGTGTACTACAGTGCCTGA
- the gstz1 gene encoding maleylacetoacetate isomerase isoform X4 encodes MKQVPAVTIDGITLSQSLAIIQYIDETRPGPRLLPADPKRRAQVRMISDLIASGIQPLQNLYVIQKIEAEKVQWAQHFINRGFEALEPILKQTAGKYCVGDEISMADICLVPQVYNAQRFKVDINQFPTIKQLNQALMELEAFKVSHPSCQPDTPDDLRT; translated from the exons ATGAAGCAAGTGCCTGCTGTTACCATTGATGGCATTACTTTGTCTCAGTCA CTGGCCATCATCCAGTACATTGATGAAACTCGACCAGGGCCACGACTCCTCCCTGCTGACCCCAAGCGGCGGGCTCAGGTGCGCATGATTAGTGACCTCATCGCCTCTGGGATCCAGCCACTACAG AATCTGTATGTAATACAGAAAATTGAGGCAGAGAAGGTACAGTGGGCTCAACATTTCATCAACCGAGGCTTTGAGG CCCTGGAGCCCATTCTGAAGCAAACAGCTGGAAAATACTGTGTTGGAGATGAG ATATCCATGGCAGACATTTGTCTTGTACCACAGGTCTACAATGCTCAAAG GTTCAAAGTGGATATTAACCAGTTTCCCACAATCAAGCAGCTGAACCAGGCATTAATGGAGCTTGAAGCTTTCAAAGTGAGCCATCCATCTTGCCAGCCAGACACTCCTGATGACTTGCGAACATAA
- the noxred1 gene encoding NADP-dependent oxidoreductase domain-containing protein 1 isoform X2, producing MDLTTNLSSLGFEHGLSEHEKELTFLRSRSAALTLSGCGHAAFLCRVSSLVREKLKQFMDKPQIPGLNIGILGGGHIGKQLAKVLLALHLFKPSNICISTKRPQTLQEFSKKGVECYFDNCRLAAWADVLFLCVLPSYLPQVCAELHSHLPAHCLVYSFTAAVPLHRLALLLGHNFVLRPHYDFVVCDSAEIWLHHSEVSTALKDNDVLTASCPLSMSGGLFLDQRWVPAVLYSLLNMCTSQHLGSNPAIRLLNELFQTNSSAVSFTYESFVNSSCATALIGSGEPFPWINLIDAQTKETPLSSFLLGSKSLQDCISRLYNKTFSAPLHGKSEIKQ from the exons ATGGACTTGACGACTAATTTAAGCTCTCTGGGATTTGAGCATGGACTCAGTGAACATGAAAAAGAGTTGACGTTTCTCCGCAGTCGGTCCGCGGCTTTAACTCTTAGTGGTTGTGGACACGCAGCGTTTCTCTGTAGAGTCTCCTCTTTAGTCAG GgagaaattaaaacaatttatgGATAAACCCCAAATTCCTGGCCTGAATATTGGCATTCTTGGAGGTGGACACATTGGAAAACAGTTGGCAAAAGTTTTACTAGCCTTGCATCTGTTCAAACCATCTAACATCTGTATCTCAACTAAAAGGCCTCAGACACTGC AGGAATTCTCAAAGAAGGGGGTGGAGTGCTACTTTGACAACTGCAGACTGGCTGCTTGGGCAGATGTgcttttcctctgtgtgctcccaTCATATCTGCCTCAAGTGTGTGCAGAGCTTCACTCTCACCTGCCTGCACACTGTCTTGTATACAGTTTCACCGCTGCAGTGCCATTACACAG ACTTGCACTTCTCCTTGGCCACAATTTTGTCCTTAGACCCCATTATGATTTTGTAGTCTGTGATTCTGCTGAGATTTGGCTTCACCATAGTGAAGTATCGACAGCGTTAAAGGACAATGATGTGCTGACTGCCTCATGTCCTCTTTCAATGAGTG GTGGTCTCTTTTTAGATCAAAGATGGGTACCTGCTGTGCTGTACAGTCTCCTCAACATGTGCACTTCACAGCATTTGGGATCCAACCCAGCCATCCGACTTCTGAATGAGCTGTTTCAGACTAATTCCTCAGCTGTTTCTTTTACCTATGAAAGCTTTGTCAACTCATCCTGTGCGACTGCACTCATTGGCTCTGGGGA GCCCTTTCCCTGGATCAACTTGATTGATGCACAGACAAAGGAGACTCCATTGTCTTCCTTTCTATTGGGATCTAAATCCTTACAAGACTGCATTTCTAGAttgtataataaaacattttctgcCCCGTTACATGGGAAGAGCGAAATTAAACAGTGA